The nucleotide window TGGCCCCTGATCCTCCAGTATTTACAAATAATGTTATAAACTCTGGGGTAACAACATTTGGAATTTCTTCACCTGCTGCGAAAGCTTGTTGGTTTTCCCCAAGTTGAGTATACCAAACGGGCGACATAACCCCCGAAACAGTAATGGCTCCATGAATGCCAATAGCCCAGAGCGCCTGTTGAAACAAGATGGCGATCATTGTTCCAATATAGCCACCTCCAGCTAAAGTTAAGGGCGCGCCCACAATTGAATAAATTAATTCATGTATATCGCCAAAAATGGTTTGCTCAATCAAAAGCCTAACCAGCCAAACGAGGACAATGACTATAAACGCAGGAACCAATGCCATAAAGGATTTGGAAACTGCTGGTGGCACCCCTTCCGGCATCTTAAACGTAAAATTCTTTTGTATAATGAAACGATAAATTTCTGTTGAAAACAGGGCTATGATTATGGCGACAAATAAGCCTTCGGGCCCTATCAATTCAACCGGAATCCCCCCTTCTACCATTATAGGATCAGCTTCTTCGTTTGGCACAAATTCCACTTCGTAAGGTGTAGCCAATAAAAAAGCAGCCACTGATAAGACTCCAGCTGATATGGCATCCACATCATATTTTTCTGCGAGGCGATAAGCAATGCCAAAGGCAGCAATAAGTGCTATAATATCAAAAGTGGCACTAACTGGATATTGAAGAGCGGTATCCCAATTTTCGCCAAAGACACTGGTCATGAATGCCTCATAACCAGGGATAGGGAGATTCAGCAAGATAAGAAAGATAGAACCGATAATAATAATGGGTAATACTAAAACGATCCCATCACGGATAGAGACTAAATGCTTTTGATTCGATAGTTTTCTAGCCATTGGCATAATTTTGTTATCAAGGGTATCAGTAAAATTAGCCATGATTATCACCTAACACCAGTGCTTCAGCTGTTTTTAACACTTCTGGACCGTTTGCCATTCCGTAGTGCTGCGGATTAATCATATCAACAGGAATATTTTTCTTTTCACCTGTTTTCTTAACATCGGCAAGCATATATCGTGCTTGAGGTCCAAGCAATACAGCATCAGCTTTATCAATATCACTAGATAGGTCTCTTCCTGAGACTGCCCATATGTTGTAGTCTTTATCTTGTTCCTTTGCACTTTTTTCCATTTTGCTGACTAATAGACTCGTTGACATGCCTGTTGCACATACTAACAAAATGTTCATGATGCATTTACTCTCCTTTTAATTAGTGTTACATACATTTTAAAAGGAAAGCGCTTTCAATTACATATAGATTTTTTCCAAAACGCTGCGGAAAAAAATTAATCCGACGATATTTTCGGGAAAAATGCAACATGTAGTTCATGAAATGTATTTGCGTTCGCCGCCGTTTTTACTCGAAATGGGGTCTCAATAAAATCGGTTAATATCTGATACATGTCTTGTAAATTTTCCATTTTATCTTTAGCAATGTTTAACAAACAAATAACCTGCACCGGATCTCCCGACCAATTTATTGGGTTCTTCAGAGTACAGACGGTCCAAAATGTTTCCTCTGTTACCGGTTCAAGGGGATGTGGTATAGCAATTAAATTATCAAAAGCTGTCGAAACAATATTTTCTCTTTCTAGTACGTTTTCATAGAAATGAGAAGGGACTAAATTTTTTTTGATTAATTGATCACATAAAAACTTCAAAACATCCTCTTTATCATCAAATGTTTTTTGCAAAAAGGTAAGGGAAGGGTATAAATATGAGTCACCTACACTTTCTCCCTGTCTTTTTTCCATTTCGTCTTCTATCTTCAGTAAATCCTTTTTTTCCATGATTGTATTGATGTTGACAACCGGGACCGGAAGATCCATTTGAATAGGAACGGTACTCACAATAAAATCAAGAGTCCTAAGATGATACTGTTTTATATTGAAACGTTCGGTGACTCCAACAATTTCCAAATCGTTTCCAAATATTCTAATAAGCTTATTGCGAATAAGTTGGGCACTGCCAACCCCAGATGCACATACAATGAGACACTTTTTCGTTGAG belongs to Salicibibacter cibi and includes:
- the celB gene encoding PTS cellobiose transporter subunit IIC → MANFTDTLDNKIMPMARKLSNQKHLVSIRDGIVLVLPIIIIGSIFLILLNLPIPGYEAFMTSVFGENWDTALQYPVSATFDIIALIAAFGIAYRLAEKYDVDAISAGVLSVAAFLLATPYEVEFVPNEEADPIMVEGGIPVELIGPEGLFVAIIIALFSTEIYRFIIQKNFTFKMPEGVPPAVSKSFMALVPAFIVIVLVWLVRLLIEQTIFGDIHELIYSIVGAPLTLAGGGYIGTMIAILFQQALWAIGIHGAITVSGVMSPVWYTQLGENQQAFAAGEEIPNVVTPEFITLFVNTGGSGATIALVILMVLLAKSAQMKQMGRLNIGPSLFGVNEPLLFGVPIVLNPLIIIPFILTPLAITTITFVTMSTGLVAKPAGIAMPFTMPPIISGYLATGGQISGAVIQFVNILVGVAIYFGFFKIIDRSRLREEQEAEKKESKSNEESV
- a CDS encoding PTS sugar transporter subunit IIB gives rise to the protein MNILLVCATGMSTSLLVSKMEKSAKEQDKDYNIWAVSGRDLSSDIDKADAVLLGPQARYMLADVKKTGEKKNIPVDMINPQHYGMANGPEVLKTAEALVLGDNHG